In a single window of the Arachis hypogaea cultivar Tifrunner chromosome 6, arahy.Tifrunner.gnm2.J5K5, whole genome shotgun sequence genome:
- the LOC112755966 gene encoding uncharacterized protein, protein MNPPTIDFKVDLNSERVEEEKMEGGSMLYCDLCDTEVVYKLAQMLLPGLATSCVDSTAGSFKTPGSVAVDLRKEMIIYITQRSETFVAESIVLDGGPNGEESDHPFDIISNFVDDFAISKRNLFTRVSGLLLTDMREDKIDDFMQEMELTGFWPLERRETIAEAILKNVDIKNEFHCAMKFRSVDDLAVHAYHCNFRPLFCENEGCNARLIAKHLEKHDSICPFKIIPCEQKCSDSIMRRAMDRHCITVCPMKLVDCPFHSLGCRSAIAQCVIEKHCADDVRSHLWHLLKGMYKQASGEDLQRRVQQIIQASPGSRLAEARDVRSLNFVVKDIEAKLGPFELGSVKKNSTETLAKNNGGKNVATNANGSEESTKTPDLVNSSHKAEVSAEKKNSAETVANNNIGGNSVANANGSGESTKALDMVNSSNKAERSLEKKNSAETVAENDDGRSSVTNTNGSEESTNARHMVNLYTTEVSAEKKDSLDITTYEKGSEESTEALDMVDLLDNVEAHGIIHMDSSENTENKDGEHSHIESRKSNERETIHIESKSNEVDKQNPIMASLSNEDETSLMNMDGVQMYIKTKDGEGNGEHKFKGNEESTQTNMKNLSDKGEISAANEDSAENSTVNKHIESNSFEDEDNEQRIQNPKMETNGNAQHNVNNKDIDNEDLEEKLQLQASKVQHLSDKAHVMDDKGYAMESDVSERQIYNQSSSLD, encoded by the exons ATGAATCCGCCCACGATAGACTTCAAGGTGGATCTCAATTCAGAGAGGGTTGAAGAAGAGAAaatggaagggggttctatgctTTATTGTGATCTTTGTGATACAGAAGTAGTTTACAAGTTGGCGCAAATGTTGCTTCCAGGGCTAGCAACTTCCTGTGTTGATAGCACAGCTGGGAGCTTCAAGACTCCTGGTTCAGTGGCTGTTGATTTGAGAAAGGAAATGATAATCTATATTACGCAGAGAAGCGAAACGTTTGTCGCTGAGTCTATTGTCTTGGATGGTGGTCCTAATGGTGAAGAATCGGATCATCCTTTTGATATCATTTCTAACTTCGTTGATGACTTTGCTATTTCAAAGAGGAATTTATTTACCCGGGTTTCTGGATTGCTACTCACTGATATGAGAGAAGACAAGATTGATGACTTCATGCAGGAGATGGAACTGACTGGTTTTTGGCCACTGGAAAGAAGAGAAACGATTGCAGAGGCGATTCTAAAGAATGTTGACATCAAGAATGAATTTCATTGCGCCATGAAGTTCAGATCTGTAGATGATCTCGCTGTTCATGCTTACCATTGTAACTTCAGACCTCTATTCTGTGAAAACGAGGGATGCAATGCAAGGTTAATTGCAAAACATTTGGAAAAGCATGACTCAATTTGTCCTTTCAAGATAATTCCATGTGAGCAGAAGTGTTCAGATAGCATTATGAGGCGTGCAATGGACAGACACTGTATCACTGTTTGTCCGATGAAGCTTGTAGATTGTCCATTTCATTCGTTAGGTTGTCGATCTGCTATAGCACAATGTGTGATCGAAAAGCACTGCGCAGATGATGTTCGTTCTCACTTGTGGCACTTGCTTAAAGGCATGTACAAGCAAGCATCTGGGGAAGATCTTCAAAGACGGGTACAGCAAATTATACAG GCATCACCAGGCAGCAGGTTAGCAGAGGCCCGGGATGTGAGATCTCTAAACTTTGTTGTCAAGGATATTGAAGCTAAGCTAGGGCCGTTTGAGTTGGGTTCtgtgaagaaaaatagcacagaGACTCTCGCCAAAAACAACGGTGGGAAAAATGTTGCCACCAATGCAAATGGCAGTGAAGAAAGCACAAAGACTCCAGATTTGGTAAATTCATCACATAAAGCTGAAGTCAGTGCTGAGAAGAAAAATAGTGCAGAGACTGTCGCTAATAACAACATTGGGGGAAATAGTGTTGCCAATGCAAACGGCAGTGGAGAGAGCACAAAGGCTCTGGATATGGTAAATTCATCAAATAAAGCTGAACGGAGTCTTGAGAAGAAAAATAGCGCAGAGACTGTCGCCGAAAACGACGATGGGAGAAGTAGTGTTACCAATACAAATGGCAGTGAAGAGAGCACAAATGCTCGACATATGGTAAATTTATATACAACTGAAGTGAGTGCTGAGAAAAAAGATAGCTTAGATATTACAACCTATGAGAAGGGCAGTGAAGAGAGCACAGAGGCTTTAGATATGGTAGATTTACTAGATAACGTTGAAGCGCATGGTATCATCCATATGGATAGTTCAGAGAATACTGAGAACAAAGATGGCGAACATAGTCACATTGAAAGCAGGAAGAGCAACGAGAGGGAAACGATTCACATTGAAAGCAAGAGCAACGAAGTTGATAAACAGAATCCAATTATGGCTAGTTTATCAAATGAAGATGAAACTAGCCTTATGAACATGGACGGTGTGCAGATGTacatcaaaaccaaagatggtgAAGGTAATGGTGAACATAAATTCAAGGGCAATGAAGAGAGCACCCAGACAAATATGAAAAATTTATCAGACAAAGGAGAAATTAGTGCCGCAAATGAGGACAGTGCAGAGAATAGCACTGTAAATAAACATATTGAATCTAATAGCTTTGAAGATGAAGATAATGAACAAAGGATACAGAATCCAAAAATGGAAACTAACGGTAATGCACAGCACAATGTTAACAACAAAGATATCGACAATGAAGATTTAGAAGAAAAACTACAACTTCAAGCTTCAAAAGTGCAACATTTATCAGATAAAGCTCATGTCATGGATGATAAAGGATATGCTATGGAGAGTGATGTCAGTGAAAGGCAGATATACAACCAATCAAGTTCATTAGACTAG